Proteins co-encoded in one Streptomyces sp. SLBN-31 genomic window:
- a CDS encoding glycoside hydrolase 43 family protein, with protein sequence MTTYTNPVLNADWSDPDVLRVGDDFYLTASSFGRAPGLPLLHSRDLVNWTLVGHALERLEPEAEFRTPRHDCGVWAPALRYHDERFWIFWGDPDQGVFQVNAPAVRGPWTRPHLVKAGKGLIDPCPLWDEETGDAYLVHAWAKSRSGVKNRLTGHRMHPDGTEVLDEGKLIVDGDRIPGWFTLEGPKLYRHDGWFWILAPAGGVETGWQGAFRSRGFFGPYEERIVLEQGETDVNGPHQGGWVRTGTGEDWFLHFQQRGAYGRVVHLQPMRWGSDGWPVIGDDEGAPVAVHETPGLPPQPPAAPATDDDFPGGRFGRQWSWTANPRDGWATQHSGDGLRLSCVRSADAHDLRRLPNVLTQRLPGTPSAVEVELTLHGEEPGARAGLAVLGDAFGWIGLQRGGDGAVHVVHRFAEAVAEAERDADHPRLAPEGRVRLRIEIGAGARCRFFYDTGRGPCPSGPVFAATPWRWVGALLGLFAVAPAGTGHAGAATFTHFRIDSL encoded by the coding sequence GTGACGACGTACACCAACCCCGTCCTGAACGCCGACTGGTCCGACCCGGACGTCCTGCGCGTCGGCGACGACTTCTACCTCACCGCCTCCAGCTTCGGCCGCGCGCCGGGCCTGCCCCTGCTGCACTCGCGCGACCTGGTCAACTGGACGCTGGTCGGCCACGCCCTCGAACGTCTCGAACCCGAGGCCGAGTTCAGGACGCCGCGGCACGACTGCGGTGTGTGGGCGCCGGCGTTGAGGTATCACGACGAACGCTTCTGGATCTTCTGGGGCGATCCCGACCAGGGCGTCTTCCAGGTCAACGCCCCGGCGGTGCGCGGCCCCTGGACCAGGCCGCACCTGGTCAAGGCCGGGAAGGGCCTCATCGACCCCTGCCCGTTGTGGGACGAGGAGACGGGTGACGCCTACCTGGTGCACGCCTGGGCCAAGTCCCGTTCGGGGGTGAAGAACCGCCTCACCGGCCACCGGATGCACCCCGACGGCACCGAGGTCCTCGACGAGGGCAAGCTGATCGTCGACGGCGACCGGATCCCGGGCTGGTTCACCCTGGAAGGCCCCAAGCTCTACCGGCACGACGGCTGGTTCTGGATCCTGGCTCCCGCGGGCGGGGTGGAGACCGGCTGGCAGGGCGCCTTCCGCTCGCGCGGCTTCTTCGGGCCGTACGAGGAGAGAATCGTCCTGGAGCAGGGGGAGACCGACGTCAACGGGCCGCACCAGGGCGGCTGGGTACGCACCGGGACCGGCGAGGACTGGTTCCTGCACTTCCAGCAGCGGGGCGCGTACGGCCGGGTCGTCCACCTGCAGCCGATGCGCTGGGGGAGCGACGGCTGGCCGGTGATCGGCGACGACGAGGGCGCCCCCGTCGCCGTACACGAGACGCCCGGTCTGCCGCCGCAGCCGCCCGCGGCACCGGCCACCGACGACGACTTCCCCGGCGGACGCTTCGGCCGCCAGTGGAGCTGGACCGCCAACCCCCGGGACGGCTGGGCCACCCAGCACTCCGGCGACGGCCTGCGGCTGTCCTGCGTCCGCTCGGCCGACGCCCACGACCTGCGCAGACTCCCGAACGTCCTCACCCAGCGGCTGCCGGGCACCCCCTCGGCCGTCGAGGTGGAGCTGACCCTGCACGGCGAGGAGCCGGGAGCCCGGGCGGGGCTCGCGGTGCTCGGGGACGCGTTCGGCTGGATCGGGCTGCAACGGGGCGGCGACGGGGCGGTGCATGTGGTGCACCGGTTCGCCGAGGCCGTCGCCGAGGCCGAACGGGACGCGGACCACCCGCGGCTCGCACCCGAGGGACGCGTGCGGCTGCGGATCGAGATCGGGGCGGGGGCGCGCTGCCGCTTCTTCTACGACACCGGTCGGGGCCCGTGTCCGTCCGGACCCGTCTTCGCCGCCACCCCGTGGCGCTGGGTCGGCGCCCTGCTGGGGCTGTTCGCCGTGGCGCCCGCCGGAACGGGACACGCCGGCGCGGCAACCTTCACGCACTTCAGGATCGACTCCCTGTAA
- a CDS encoding PmoA family protein, with the protein MTTNDSPVLRVSGRPVGRYVTRPELPARLSPRPYLHPVTTLAGTAVTELSPADHTHHLGVGVAVPDVEGHNFWGGRTYVRDKGPTELDNHGAQRHISFQLRDPDGFVEELRWVASGAELLRERRTVAATELTDAAWALDFTFSLTNVTSGLLSIGSPATNGRPGAAYGGFFWRARKEREAPHVFTPDREGEPAVHGSRADWLALAGSTWTLVLAGATDATRRDPWFVRTAEYPGVGSSLAHEERLAIEPGDTVVRRVVTVVADGRLGRDEAAALVRKAVSR; encoded by the coding sequence ATGACGACCAACGACTCGCCGGTCCTGCGCGTTTCGGGCCGCCCGGTCGGCCGCTACGTGACCCGGCCCGAACTCCCGGCCCGGCTGTCCCCGCGCCCCTATCTGCACCCCGTCACCACCCTGGCCGGCACGGCGGTCACCGAGCTCAGCCCCGCCGACCACACCCACCACCTCGGCGTCGGTGTCGCCGTTCCCGACGTCGAGGGGCACAACTTCTGGGGCGGCCGGACCTACGTCCGCGACAAGGGCCCCACCGAGCTGGACAACCACGGCGCCCAGCGCCACATCTCCTTCCAGCTGCGCGACCCCGACGGCTTCGTGGAGGAGCTGCGCTGGGTGGCATCCGGGGCGGAGCTGCTGCGCGAGCGCCGCACCGTGGCGGCCACCGAACTCACCGACGCCGCCTGGGCGCTGGACTTCACCTTCTCCCTCACCAACGTCACCTCGGGACTGCTGTCCATCGGCAGCCCGGCCACCAACGGCCGCCCGGGCGCCGCGTACGGCGGCTTCTTCTGGCGGGCCCGCAAGGAGCGGGAGGCCCCGCACGTCTTCACCCCCGACCGCGAGGGCGAGCCGGCGGTGCACGGCAGCCGCGCCGACTGGCTCGCCCTCGCGGGATCCACCTGGACCCTCGTCCTCGCCGGTGCCACGGACGCCACCCGGCGCGACCCGTGGTTCGTGCGCACCGCCGAATACCCGGGCGTGGGCTCGTCGTTGGCGCACGAGGAGCGGCTTGCGATCGAGCCCGGCGACACCGTCGTACGCCGTGTCGTCACCGTCGTCGCCGACGGGCGGCTGGGCCGCGACGAGGCGGCGGCGCTGGTCCGCAAGGCGGTGAGCCGGTGA
- a CDS encoding Gfo/Idh/MocA family protein: protein MSTVDIVLAGARGHGRWHLDNIRRLQDKGIVRLAGICELTPLGADEIPEGLGTPEQSADFGALLDSTGARIAVICTPIPTHTDLALTAADKGVHVLLEKPPAPSYAEFRRMADGIAAAGVACQIGFQSLGSHAVPAIREMIAEGAVGEIVGIGGAGAWARPESYYRRAPWAGKRRLNGVDVIDGVLTNPLAHAVATGLALNGSPRAEDVTGVELELLRANDIESDDTSCVRVCTAQGRQVTVAATLCAEEPGEPYVLIHGTSGRITFWYKQDRVLLQRADHGPEEYEYGRTDLLENLVDHLTDGDDLLVTPDATGAFMKVVEAIRLAPDPAPLPATAWQLLRDEERRVVPGIDALVAAAADTLALYSELGAAWAPPKEVST from the coding sequence ATGAGCACCGTAGACATCGTCCTGGCGGGCGCGCGCGGCCACGGCCGCTGGCACCTCGACAACATCCGGCGCCTCCAGGACAAGGGCATCGTCCGGCTGGCGGGCATCTGCGAGCTGACCCCGCTCGGCGCCGACGAGATCCCCGAGGGTCTCGGCACCCCCGAGCAGTCCGCCGACTTCGGCGCCCTCCTCGACTCCACCGGCGCCCGGATCGCGGTGATCTGCACGCCGATCCCGACCCACACGGACCTGGCGCTGACCGCCGCGGACAAGGGCGTGCACGTGCTGCTGGAGAAGCCGCCCGCGCCGTCGTACGCGGAGTTCCGCCGGATGGCCGACGGGATCGCCGCGGCCGGGGTCGCCTGTCAGATCGGGTTCCAGTCGCTGGGCTCGCACGCTGTGCCCGCGATCCGCGAGATGATCGCCGAGGGTGCCGTCGGCGAGATCGTCGGGATCGGCGGGGCCGGAGCCTGGGCGCGGCCGGAGTCGTACTACCGGCGGGCACCCTGGGCCGGCAAGCGTCGGCTGAACGGCGTCGACGTCATCGACGGTGTGCTGACCAACCCGCTCGCCCACGCCGTCGCCACCGGCCTCGCGCTGAACGGCTCCCCGCGCGCCGAGGACGTCACCGGCGTCGAGCTGGAACTGCTGCGCGCCAACGACATCGAGTCCGACGACACCTCCTGCGTCCGCGTCTGCACCGCGCAGGGCCGCCAGGTCACCGTCGCCGCGACCCTGTGCGCCGAGGAGCCCGGCGAGCCGTACGTCCTGATCCACGGCACCAGCGGCCGGATCACCTTCTGGTACAAGCAGGACCGCGTCCTGCTCCAGCGCGCGGACCACGGTCCCGAGGAGTACGAGTACGGCCGCACCGACCTGCTGGAGAACCTGGTCGACCACCTCACCGACGGCGACGACCTGCTGGTCACCCCGGACGCGACGGGCGCCTTCATGAAGGTCGTCGAGGCGATCCGGCTGGCCCCCGACCCCGCCCCGCTGCCGGCCACGGCCTGGCAGCTGCTCCGCGACGAGGAGCGCCGGGTCGTGCCCGGCATCGACGCCCTGGTCGCGGCCGCCGCCGACACCCTCGCCCTCTACTCCGAACTCGGCGCCGCCTGGGCCCCACCGAAAGAGGTGAGCACCTGA
- a CDS encoding sugar ABC transporter substrate-binding protein produces MKTSIRRNRRVVVAVALGSVLALTATACGDDGSGSAGDKGNEGSGKGEITFWDNNGGVRTDIWKQIISDFEKKYPNIKVNYVGIPAASAQSKYDTAIQGGGLPDVGGVGTAMLAEVAVQGALEPLDSRLAKSPLNGKLSQNLLQSSKAAGGGDQLYQIPTSSNNGTLWYRTDLFDKAGLDAPTTWDKFFTAADKLTNKGKNQFGFTIRGGEGSIAPALDAAYSQSGITSFWNGDKTTVNDPKNVAALEKYVALYKKDTPSADVNNDFTKMVAQWDSGTIGMLSHNLGSYQDHLKALGADKFRGLPNPTQADGTRVQISNPVDGLSLFKSSKNKAAAWKFVEFAVSHAENSKFNQSAGQIPANTDAAKDAWIQKAEPTKLAAEALNGTGTKIVQLPYYLPDWNTISKADNEPNFQKVLLGKMSVKDFLNTLADQLNKAQADWKQNH; encoded by the coding sequence ATGAAGACCAGCATCCGCAGAAACAGGCGCGTCGTCGTCGCCGTCGCCCTGGGCTCCGTACTCGCCCTTACCGCCACCGCCTGCGGCGACGACGGCAGCGGCAGCGCGGGGGACAAGGGCAACGAGGGGTCCGGCAAGGGGGAGATCACCTTCTGGGACAACAACGGCGGTGTCCGCACCGACATCTGGAAGCAGATCATCTCCGACTTCGAGAAGAAGTACCCGAACATCAAGGTCAACTACGTCGGCATCCCGGCCGCGAGCGCCCAGTCGAAGTACGACACCGCCATCCAGGGCGGTGGCCTGCCCGACGTCGGCGGCGTCGGCACCGCGATGCTCGCCGAGGTCGCCGTCCAGGGCGCGCTGGAGCCGCTGGACAGCCGGCTGGCGAAGAGCCCGCTGAACGGCAAGCTCAGCCAGAACCTGCTGCAGAGCAGCAAGGCGGCGGGCGGCGGCGACCAGCTGTACCAGATCCCGACCTCGTCGAACAACGGCACGCTGTGGTACCGGACCGACCTGTTCGACAAGGCCGGGCTTGACGCGCCGACGACGTGGGACAAGTTCTTCACGGCGGCCGACAAGCTCACGAACAAGGGCAAGAACCAGTTCGGGTTCACCATCCGCGGCGGTGAGGGGTCCATCGCCCCGGCACTGGACGCGGCGTACAGCCAGAGCGGCATCACCTCGTTCTGGAACGGCGACAAGACGACGGTCAACGACCCCAAGAACGTCGCCGCGCTGGAGAAGTACGTCGCCCTGTACAAGAAGGACACCCCGTCCGCCGACGTCAACAACGACTTCACCAAGATGGTCGCGCAGTGGGACAGCGGCACCATCGGAATGCTGAGCCACAACCTCGGCTCGTACCAGGACCATCTGAAGGCGCTGGGCGCGGACAAGTTTCGGGGCCTGCCGAACCCGACGCAGGCCGACGGCACGCGCGTGCAGATCTCCAACCCGGTCGACGGGCTGAGCCTGTTCAAGTCCAGCAAGAACAAGGCGGCCGCCTGGAAGTTCGTCGAGTTCGCCGTCTCGCACGCGGAGAACTCGAAGTTCAACCAGTCCGCCGGGCAGATCCCGGCGAACACGGACGCCGCCAAGGACGCGTGGATCCAGAAGGCCGAGCCCACGAAGCTGGCGGCCGAGGCCCTCAACGGCACCGGCACGAAGATCGTGCAGCTGCCCTACTACCTGCCGGACTGGAACACCATCTCCAAGGCCGACAACGAGCCGAACTTCCAGAAGGTGCTGCTCGGGAAGATGAGCGTGAAGGACTTCCTGAACACGCTGGCCGACCAGCTGAACAAGGCGCAGGCGGACTGGAAGCAGAACCACTGA
- a CDS encoding rhamnogalacturonan acetylesterase produces the protein MSVTRRQVTAATLAALPLAFAANGTAQAVPRRRTLYIAGDSTAAQKYADAAPETGWGMALPFFLHKDLPVANHAVNGRSSKSFIDEGRLAAVLDAIRPGDLLLVQFAHNDEKSEDPARYTEPWTTYQDHLRLYVEGARAHGARPVLATPVERRRFDANGNAVPTHGDYPAAMRALAQEEQVALLDIEALSLALWQSLGVEATKTYFNWTDTEQDNTHFNPPGAIAVARLVAQELLRTRVLARHDVVRLHEDIPTSWITWPPAS, from the coding sequence TTGTCAGTCACCCGTAGACAGGTCACCGCGGCGACGCTTGCCGCCCTGCCCCTCGCCTTCGCGGCCAACGGCACCGCTCAGGCCGTCCCTCGGCGGCGCACGCTGTACATCGCCGGTGATTCCACCGCCGCCCAGAAGTACGCCGACGCCGCCCCGGAGACCGGGTGGGGCATGGCCCTCCCGTTCTTCCTGCACAAGGACCTGCCCGTCGCCAACCACGCGGTGAACGGGCGCAGTTCGAAGAGCTTCATCGACGAGGGCCGGCTCGCCGCCGTCCTCGACGCCATCCGGCCGGGGGACCTCCTGCTCGTCCAGTTCGCGCACAACGACGAGAAGAGTGAGGACCCCGCCCGGTACACCGAGCCCTGGACGACGTACCAGGACCATCTGCGGCTGTACGTCGAGGGCGCCCGTGCCCATGGCGCCCGCCCGGTCCTCGCCACCCCCGTCGAGCGGCGCCGCTTCGACGCGAACGGCAACGCCGTGCCCACCCATGGCGACTACCCGGCGGCGATGCGGGCGCTCGCCCAGGAGGAGCAGGTGGCGCTGCTCGACATCGAGGCGCTGTCGCTGGCGCTGTGGCAGTCGCTCGGGGTCGAGGCGACGAAGACGTACTTCAACTGGACGGACACCGAGCAGGACAACACGCATTTCAACCCGCCGGGCGCCATCGCCGTGGCCCGGCTCGTGGCGCAGGAACTGCTGCGCACCCGGGTGCTGGCCCGGCACGACGTCGTCCGGCTGCACGAGGACATCCCCACCTCGTGGATCACCTGGCCACCCGCAAGCTGA
- a CDS encoding pectinesterase family protein — protein sequence MPSPQLHLPRRGFLLAAAGAAATLGLATAPARAAERACPFGRYGSPDRRLTPRTLYVDPHGRGDFTSVQAAVTAATGSGRTLVIAPGTYRETVLLDATRTEATWLGASEDPRDVVIVFDHANGTPKPGGGTYGTTGSATTTVQADGFTARWITFANDWLRADHPDITGTQAVAIKVQGDRSSFTHCRFLGHQDTLYADSMALGTFARQYYAHCYVEGDVDFVFGRATAVYDRCHFRTLNRTDLAAAPYGFVFAPSTAVANPRGYLVTGSRVSSEAPDGSYKLARPWVPGSDTTARPMLTVRDTHLGPGIDAVAPYTNMSDTYPWQDQRFAEYRNTGPGAVVSVPANRPQLTDELAASATRTAYLDDWTPWKEGR from the coding sequence ATGCCCTCGCCGCAACTCCACCTGCCCAGAAGGGGCTTCCTTCTCGCCGCTGCCGGGGCGGCCGCCACGCTCGGCCTCGCCACCGCCCCCGCGCGAGCCGCCGAGCGGGCCTGCCCCTTCGGCCGGTACGGGTCGCCGGACCGCCGCCTGACCCCGCGGACCCTGTACGTCGACCCGCACGGACGGGGCGACTTCACCTCCGTCCAGGCCGCCGTGACCGCCGCGACCGGCAGCGGCCGGACGCTGGTCATCGCGCCCGGGACGTACCGGGAGACCGTGCTCCTCGACGCCACCCGCACGGAGGCCACCTGGCTCGGCGCCTCGGAGGACCCCCGGGACGTCGTCATCGTCTTCGACCACGCCAACGGCACGCCCAAGCCCGGCGGCGGCACCTACGGCACCACCGGATCCGCCACCACCACCGTCCAGGCCGACGGCTTCACCGCGCGCTGGATCACCTTCGCCAACGACTGGCTGCGCGCCGACCACCCGGACATCACCGGCACCCAGGCGGTCGCCATCAAGGTGCAGGGCGACCGGAGTTCGTTCACCCACTGCCGCTTCCTCGGCCACCAGGACACCCTGTACGCCGACTCGATGGCGCTCGGCACCTTCGCCCGCCAGTACTACGCGCACTGCTACGTCGAGGGCGACGTCGACTTCGTCTTCGGGCGGGCCACGGCCGTCTACGACCGGTGCCACTTCCGCACCCTGAACCGCACCGACCTGGCTGCCGCCCCCTACGGCTTCGTCTTCGCGCCCTCCACGGCGGTCGCCAACCCGCGCGGCTACCTGGTGACCGGGAGCCGGGTGAGCAGCGAGGCCCCGGACGGCTCCTACAAGCTGGCCCGCCCCTGGGTGCCAGGCTCCGACACCACCGCCCGCCCGATGCTCACCGTCCGCGACACCCACCTCGGCCCCGGCATCGACGCGGTCGCGCCCTACACCAACATGTCCGACACCTACCCGTGGCAGGACCAGCGGTTCGCCGAGTACCGCAACACCGGCCCCGGCGCGGTCGTCAGCGTGCCCGCCAACCGCCCCCAACTCACCGACGAACTGGCCGCGTCGGCGACCCGCACGGCCTACCTCGACGACTGGACGCCCTGGAAGGAGGGCCGCTGA
- a CDS encoding carbohydrate ABC transporter permease: protein MAQAAAVAKPPAPPRRRRASATPRRLPYLLIAPAALLMLGFIAYPVISVFYYSLQNYNPTKPWRNGYAGFDNFVQIFTKDTQFWDTLTFSTKWVVVEVGLQLLFGLALALIVNQTFVGRALGRALVFSPWAVSGVLTSAIWVLLYNSQTGMTRYLADMGIGSYGTSWLSDTSTVFPAALVADLWRGVPFFAILILADLQSVSKDLYEAAEVDGASRLKQFWHITLPHLKDAIVLSTLLRAVWEFNNVDLLYTLTGGGPAGETTTLPLYIANTSVDAHNFGYASALTTVAFVILLFCSIVYLRLSKFGGDQK, encoded by the coding sequence ATGGCCCAAGCCGCAGCCGTGGCGAAACCGCCCGCGCCACCCCGGCGGCGCCGTGCCTCCGCCACGCCCCGCAGGCTCCCGTACCTGCTGATCGCACCGGCGGCCCTGCTGATGCTGGGCTTCATCGCCTACCCCGTCATCAGCGTCTTCTACTACAGCCTGCAGAACTACAACCCCACCAAGCCGTGGCGGAACGGCTACGCGGGCTTCGACAACTTCGTGCAGATCTTCACCAAGGACACCCAGTTCTGGGACACGCTGACCTTCAGCACCAAGTGGGTCGTCGTCGAGGTCGGTCTGCAGCTGCTCTTCGGTCTCGCGCTCGCGCTGATCGTCAACCAGACCTTCGTGGGCCGCGCCCTGGGCCGCGCGCTGGTCTTCTCCCCGTGGGCCGTCTCCGGCGTGCTGACCTCCGCGATCTGGGTGCTGCTCTACAACTCCCAGACAGGAATGACCCGTTACCTCGCGGACATGGGCATCGGCTCCTACGGCACGAGCTGGCTGTCGGACACCTCGACCGTCTTCCCCGCGGCGCTCGTCGCCGACCTGTGGCGAGGCGTCCCCTTCTTCGCCATCCTCATCCTCGCCGACCTCCAGTCCGTCTCCAAGGACCTCTACGAGGCCGCCGAGGTCGACGGCGCAAGCCGCCTCAAGCAGTTCTGGCACATCACCCTGCCCCACCTGAAGGACGCGATCGTCCTGTCGACGCTGCTGCGCGCGGTGTGGGAGTTCAACAACGTCGACCTGCTCTACACCCTCACCGGCGGCGGACCGGCCGGCGAGACCACGACCCTGCCCCTCTACATCGCCAACACCAGCGTGGACGCCCACAACTTCGGCTACGCGTCCGCCCTGACCACGGTGGCGTTCGTGATCCTGCTCTTCTGCTCGATCGTCTACCTGCGGCTGAGCAAGTTCGGAGGCGACCAGAAATGA
- a CDS encoding carbohydrate ABC transporter permease — MITEIAPAPQRVSSEPARRPRGRRRAWDEVPRWHIYVPLSIYLLFTLIPFYWILLFALRPAGSTSLLPWPMTFDHFEKVWNERAFGTYFQNSVLVGIATLVMTTLVALAGGYALARFDFKVKKGFMLALLCTQFVPGALLLVPLFEIFANLRMINSLASVIIAETVFQLPLSMILISGFIRNVPYSLEEAAWVDGCNRFTAFRIVVLPLLRPGLIAVGSFAFVHAWNHFLFALMFLSDQGKQTIPVGLNTLMSADSVDLGALAAGGIIAAVPVVIVFAFIQKWLITGFSAGAVKG, encoded by the coding sequence ATGATCACCGAGATCGCCCCCGCGCCGCAGCGCGTGTCCTCCGAGCCCGCCCGCCGGCCGCGCGGACGGCGCCGCGCCTGGGACGAGGTACCCCGATGGCACATCTACGTCCCCCTGTCGATCTACCTGCTCTTCACCCTGATCCCCTTCTACTGGATCCTCCTGTTCGCCCTGCGCCCGGCCGGCTCCACCTCGCTCCTGCCCTGGCCGATGACCTTCGACCACTTCGAGAAGGTCTGGAACGAGCGGGCGTTCGGCACCTACTTCCAGAACAGCGTCCTCGTCGGCATCGCGACCCTCGTGATGACGACCCTGGTCGCGCTGGCCGGCGGCTACGCCCTCGCCCGGTTCGACTTCAAGGTCAAGAAGGGCTTCATGCTGGCCCTGCTGTGCACGCAGTTCGTGCCGGGTGCCCTGCTGCTGGTCCCGCTCTTCGAGATCTTCGCCAACCTGCGGATGATCAACTCGCTGGCCAGCGTCATCATCGCCGAGACCGTCTTCCAGCTGCCCCTGTCGATGATCCTGATCAGCGGCTTCATCCGGAACGTGCCCTACTCCCTGGAGGAGGCCGCCTGGGTCGACGGCTGCAACCGCTTCACCGCCTTCCGGATCGTCGTCCTGCCGCTGCTGCGGCCCGGGTTGATCGCCGTCGGTTCCTTCGCCTTCGTGCACGCCTGGAACCACTTCCTGTTCGCCCTGATGTTCCTCTCCGACCAGGGCAAGCAGACCATCCCGGTCGGCCTCAACACGCTGATGAGCGCGGACAGCGTCGACCTCGGCGCCCTCGCCGCGGGCGGCATCATCGCGGCCGTACCCGTCGTGATCGTCTTCGCCTTCATCCAGAAGTGGCTGATCACCGGCTTCAGCGCGGGGGCGGTGAAGGGATGA
- a CDS encoding polysaccharide lyase family 1 protein, producing MGCTALVLGVTGTASAHAQPRDLGRQTLGASDGWGSYGTGTTGGAAADAAHVHTVTDWAGFKAALADGGSAPKIIKVKGTIDADGPGCASFEVPGYDFDTYLKTYDPAVWGRDKNLDGEPDASPEGLRRASQANQDVYIKANVPANTTIVGIGRDAGFKGASLQIKGVDNVIVRNLSLESPLDCFPQWDPTDTADGNWNSEYDSAVVYGSSHVWMDHDTFTDGDHPDSTLPHYYGRIFEQHDGELDIVKGADYVTASWNVFEDHDKTILIGNSDSASTAAVDRGHLKVTFHHNLFSNLVERAPRVRFGQVDSYNNHFVAGDGYSYSYGIGMESQLVAEHNAFTLPDGAEAGSILKKWKEAPLTADDNYVNGEPTDLIAVHNAQVPTEILQSGAGWTPTLRTKVDPARAVPGIVDHCAGAGQLR from the coding sequence GTGGGGTGCACCGCCCTGGTCCTCGGTGTCACCGGGACCGCCTCCGCCCACGCCCAGCCGAGGGACCTCGGCCGGCAGACGCTCGGCGCGAGCGACGGCTGGGGCTCCTACGGCACCGGCACCACCGGTGGCGCCGCCGCCGACGCCGCGCACGTCCACACCGTCACCGACTGGGCCGGCTTCAAGGCCGCCCTGGCCGACGGCGGCAGCGCACCGAAGATCATCAAGGTGAAGGGCACCATCGACGCGGACGGGCCCGGCTGCGCCTCCTTCGAGGTGCCGGGATACGACTTCGACACCTATCTGAAGACGTACGATCCCGCCGTCTGGGGCCGCGACAAGAACCTGGACGGCGAGCCGGACGCCAGCCCCGAGGGCCTGCGCCGTGCCTCACAGGCCAACCAGGACGTCTACATCAAGGCGAACGTCCCGGCCAACACCACCATCGTCGGCATCGGCAGGGACGCCGGCTTCAAGGGCGCCAGCCTGCAGATCAAGGGCGTCGACAACGTCATCGTCCGCAACCTGAGCCTGGAGAGCCCCCTCGACTGCTTCCCGCAGTGGGACCCCACCGACACCGCCGACGGCAACTGGAACTCCGAGTACGACAGCGCGGTGGTCTACGGCTCCTCCCACGTGTGGATGGACCACGACACCTTCACCGACGGCGACCACCCGGACAGCACGCTGCCCCACTACTACGGCCGGATATTCGAGCAGCACGACGGCGAGCTCGACATCGTCAAGGGCGCCGACTACGTCACCGCCTCCTGGAACGTCTTCGAGGACCACGACAAGACGATCCTCATCGGCAACAGCGACAGCGCCTCGACGGCCGCGGTGGACCGGGGCCACCTGAAGGTCACCTTCCACCACAACCTGTTCTCGAACCTCGTCGAGCGCGCACCCCGGGTGCGGTTCGGCCAAGTGGACTCCTACAACAACCACTTCGTCGCGGGAGACGGCTACTCCTACAGCTACGGCATCGGCATGGAGTCCCAACTCGTCGCCGAGCACAACGCGTTCACGCTCCCCGACGGGGCCGAGGCCGGTTCGATCCTGAAGAAGTGGAAGGAGGCGCCGCTGACCGCCGACGACAACTACGTCAACGGTGAGCCGACCGACCTGATCGCCGTCCACAACGCCCAAGTGCCCACGGAGATCCTCCAGTCGGGCGCCGGATGGACGCCGACCCTGCGCACGAAGGTCGACCCGGCCAGGGCCGTCCCCGGGATCGTCGACCACTGCGCCGGCGCGGGCCAATTGCGCTGA